In one Dreissena polymorpha isolate Duluth1 chromosome 7, UMN_Dpol_1.0, whole genome shotgun sequence genomic region, the following are encoded:
- the LOC127839900 gene encoding uncharacterized protein LOC127839900, giving the protein MAKQRAPNVTLQENTLLAHLMGEEYMNFGMSRHKLDRHRFTSQISSSVKKEMWSNVETTFNANSTGPHRKGSDLEKKWENLTSTQRGIYQDHQRMLTLTGSPPFNSKCTILTEAVMNVIGKEGVDIMGIGPSSLDTSILQLTDMRDDDQQDAEINMTMCTSSAAMSKSVSFNPKRRYTPSMAENGYRSATISPPDKPSPSCCSHCSLHELNALKKRKLELQIQLFEAQLARFDEE; this is encoded by the exons ATGGCGAAACAACGAGCGCCCAACGTTACATTACAAGAAAACACCCTCCTCGCTCATTTGATGGGTGAAGAGTACATGAACTTCGGTATGTCCAGGCATAAACTGGACAGACATAGGTTTACCAGCC AAATTTCTAGCTCTGTAAAAAAGGAAATGTGGTCAAATGTGGAGACTACATTTAACGCCAATAGTACAGGGCCCCACAGAAAAGGGAGTGACCTCGAGAAAAAATGGGAGAACCTCACATCTACACAAAGAGGCATCTACCAGGATCATCAGCGTATGCTGACATTGACTG GCAGTCCTCCGTTTAATTCAAAATGCACAATCCTCACTGAGGCTGTGATGAACGTAATTGGAAAAGAGGGAGTTGACATAATGGGTATTGGACCCAGCAGCCTAGACACCTCTATTTTGCAATTGACTGATATGCG TGATGATGACCAGCAAGATGCTGAAATCAACATGACCATGTGTACTTCAAG tgcTGCGATGTCAAAATCAGTTTCCTTTAATCCGAAAAGAAG ATATACACCATCGATGGCTGAGAATGGCTATAGAAGCGCAACTATTTCTCCTCCAGACAAACCTTCACCATCatg TTGCAGTCATTGCAGTCTACATGAACTTAATGCCTTGAAGAAGAGGAAGCTGGAGCTTCAAATACAATTGTTTGAGGCCCAGTTGGCACGATTTGATGAGGAATAg
- the LOC127839901 gene encoding putative nuclease HARBI1: MEQNVVDDQHQYLLGDSGYPCKRWLLTPFMNPADEHQLIYNRAHKRTRSVVERSIGILKRRWAILHNEIRLHPLKSCKVILSCAVLHNICNMRNLPMDPLDIDALPDHPENYHGNEDGLRYRNVVANTFF, translated from the exons ATGGAGCAGAATGTTGTCGATGACCAACATCAATATCTACTTGGGGATTCGGGATATCCGTGCAAGAGATGGCTCCTCACTCCATTTATGAATCCAGCTGATGAGCACCAGCTGATTTACAACCG GGCACACAAACGTACGAGATCTGTGGTTGAGCGCTCCATAGGGATTTTGAAAAGGAGATGGGCGATTCTGCACAATGAAATTAGATTGCATCCATTAAAGTCATGCAA gGTGATTTTGTCATGTGCTGTATTGCACAACATATGCAACATGCGAAATCTGCCAATGGATCCTTTGGACATAGATGCCTTACCAGATCATCCTGAAAATTACCATGGAAATGAAGATGGCCTTCGTTACAGGAATGTAgtagcaaatacatttttttag